From the genome of Terriglobia bacterium, one region includes:
- a CDS encoding transposase — MARPLRIQCEGGWYHITSRGNERQPIFRDDEDRREFLGRLSEMTERYRLQLHVYTLMDNHWHGLLETLEANLSRAMQWLNSGYSSWFNGRYRRAGHLLQGRFKAIVVEPQRWGLELSRYVHLNPIRVERFGLNKQSRRRNQVGVGRELATAVWKDRIEFLRNYRWSSYRAYIGLEPAPAWLTTQAVLGWMGGEEEQRHEAYREYVESAAREGLIQTPWDQLQAQVALGDDAFVRDLALKAQGDEHEQSSLRQLKRRLEFGAVLEVVEQMKREGWNQFSSRHGDWGRDMVFFLARHYCGMTLKQLGERADSIDSWAVSKGILRFEARLKKDPQLRELLALANSQLSKVPT; from the coding sequence ATGGCCAGGCCGTTACGCATTCAGTGCGAAGGGGGATGGTATCACATTACTTCGAGAGGGAATGAGCGGCAGCCGATTTTTCGTGATGACGAGGACCGCCGCGAATTTCTGGGACGGCTCAGCGAAATGACGGAGCGGTATCGCCTGCAGCTGCACGTCTACACCCTCATGGACAATCATTGGCATGGGTTGCTGGAAACGTTGGAAGCGAACCTCAGCCGGGCCATGCAATGGTTGAATAGTGGGTACAGCAGCTGGTTCAATGGGCGATATCGACGAGCGGGACACCTTCTGCAGGGTCGATTCAAAGCCATCGTCGTGGAGCCGCAACGCTGGGGGTTGGAGCTGAGCCGTTATGTGCACCTCAACCCCATTCGCGTCGAACGCTTCGGGTTGAACAAACAGAGTCGGCGACGAAATCAAGTGGGAGTAGGGAGGGAACTGGCGACTGCTGTGTGGAAAGATCGCATTGAGTTTTTGAGGAACTACCGATGGAGTTCCTATCGCGCCTACATTGGCCTGGAGCCAGCCCCTGCATGGTTAACCACTCAGGCCGTGCTGGGCTGGATGGGGGGAGAGGAGGAGCAGCGCCACGAGGCGTATCGGGAGTATGTGGAGTCGGCCGCGCGGGAGGGCCTGATCCAGACTCCGTGGGATCAGTTGCAGGCGCAGGTGGCGTTGGGGGATGATGCCTTTGTCCGAGACTTGGCGCTCAAAGCGCAAGGCGATGAGCACGAGCAATCGAGTCTGCGACAATTGAAAAGAAGACTGGAGTTTGGTGCCGTGCTGGAAGTCGTAGAGCAAATGAAGCGAGAAGGATGGAACCAATTCTCCAGTCGGCACGGGGACTGGGGGCGGGATATGGTCTTCTTTTTGGCTCGCCATTACTGCGGAATGACCCTCAAACAGTTGGGAGAGCGGGCAGACTCGATCGACTCCTGGGCAGTCAGCAAGGGCATCCTCCGCTTCGAAGCGCGATTAAAGAAAGATCCTCAACTGAGGGAACTGCTTGCACTCGCGAACTCACAATTGTCCAAAGTCCCGACCTGA
- a CDS encoding nucleotidyl transferase AbiEii/AbiGii toxin family protein, with translation MTRDIDLAVEVANWRKFDELMEALKATGKFSPDKRERQRLHFDSLPNDMLPFGLIADAGRKIAWPPEHEVFMSVIGFKEAYENSITVRLSTNPILDIKLPTLPGLALMKILSWKEKYPERSKDAEDLLLIMDNYESVGTFDRLYDTEQELLQEEKFDVGLASIRLLGRDMARMADPETLNRVKAILDDETRENSHYSLLTDMARGPLSYGDRFEQIRLQVEKLKKGFLEKAAES, from the coding sequence ATGACAAGGGACATTGACCTCGCAGTAGAAGTTGCCAACTGGCGGAAGTTCGACGAACTGATGGAAGCATTGAAGGCCACGGGAAAGTTCTCCCCCGACAAGAGAGAGCGCCAGCGTCTTCACTTCGACTCTCTTCCCAATGATATGCTGCCATTCGGCCTCATTGCGGATGCGGGACGGAAAATTGCGTGGCCTCCGGAGCACGAGGTATTCATGAGCGTGATTGGCTTCAAGGAGGCATATGAAAACTCCATCACTGTCAGATTGAGCACTAATCCAATACTCGATATTAAATTGCCTACGCTGCCGGGACTGGCACTGATGAAGATCTTATCGTGGAAAGAGAAATACCCGGAGAGAAGTAAGGATGCCGAGGATCTCCTGCTGATCATGGACAATTACGAATCGGTCGGAACCTTTGACAGGTTATATGATACTGAACAGGAATTGCTCCAGGAAGAAAAGTTCGATGTAGGACTTGCAAGCATCAGGCTTCTCGGGCGTGATATGGCAAGAATGGCTGACCCTGAAACGCTAAACCGCGTCAAAGCCATCCTGGACGATGAAACAAGAGAAAATTCCCATTACAGTTTGCTCACCGATATGGCCAGAGGTCCGCTCAGTTATGGTGATAGGTTCGAACAGATTCGCCTGCAGGTGGAGAAGTTGAAGAAGGGTTTTTTAGAAAAAGCTGCTGAGTCCTAG
- a CDS encoding transposase — protein MLRPETGDVLVLLTTHLTLGATTIARIYKDRWQIELFFKALKQNLKVKIFVGTSANALKIQIWTALIAILILKFLQLSSHWGWHLSNLAALLWLNLFTYRSLWHWIDHPLEAPPGAVSLVQQLEFSYS, from the coding sequence GTGCTTCGTCCCGAGACCGGGGACGTGCTGGTGTTGCTGACCACTCATCTGACCTTGGGCGCCACCACCATCGCCCGCATTTACAAAGATCGCTGGCAGATCGAGTTGTTCTTCAAAGCGCTGAAGCAAAATCTCAAGGTCAAGATCTTCGTGGGGACTAGCGCCAATGCGCTGAAGATCCAGATTTGGACAGCCCTGATTGCCATTTTGATCCTCAAGTTCCTGCAGTTGAGCTCTCACTGGGGGTGGCACCTGTCGAACTTGGCGGCCCTCTTATGGCTGAACCTGTTCACGTATCGCAGCTTGTGGCACTGGATCGATCATCCCTTGGAAGCACCCCCCGGAGCGGTTTCCCTTGTCCAACAACTGGAATTCTCCTACAGCTAA
- a CDS encoding LuxR C-terminal-related transcriptional regulator yields the protein MKIDNFRSLILTPREQQVFRLVGDGLTSKEIAQCLEISQYTIHAHRRNICLKLEIHSAAELVSFAAKNKVSLRKG from the coding sequence ATGAAGATTGATAATTTCCGAAGCCTGATCTTAACCCCCAGGGAGCAGCAAGTTTTTCGACTCGTTGGAGATGGCTTGACTAGCAAGGAAATCGCACAATGCCTCGAAATTAGCCAGTACACTATCCATGCCCATCGAAGAAATATTTGTCTGAAATTAGAAATCCACTCTGCGGCAGAGCTCGTTTCTTTCGCGGCCAAGAATAAAGTGTCATTGCGAAAGGGATAA